GTGGAAGCGCAGCACCAGACGGCCGTCTTCGGTCGGCTTGGCATCCACCGCCACCACCTTGAGAAAGGAGAAGACATCAAGAAGGGACGACTTGCCGCTGCCGTTGGCGCCCACCAGGGCAACCAGGGCGGAGAGGTTTCGCAACTGTACCTGCCGGAAGAGCCGATACCCTTCGATCTCCAGATGCTCAATCTGCAGCATGATTGGCGCCTTCTTCAGAACAGGGAGCGCTGTTGCGGGCCGGAGGCTTTGGCGGCGGTGGCCTCGATGGCGCTCCAGGAGGTGATGATCTCGTTGGAGGCCGGGTCGTCCTCGGCGAAGCCCGCTCGCTCGCAGAGGGTGGAGAGCCGGTAGCCCAGCTGGCGGGTCGGCTTCCATGCCGGCTGAGCCACCGTTGGCTTCGTCACCCAATGAAGGCATGGCTCATGGGTGTCTTTGCGGCCCAGGAGGCCTTGAGAGGCCCGGCGATAGCATCGCCGGCCCGACGCCCCGCAAAAAGCGTTTCTTTCCTGGGCGGCGACGGTTCCCCTCTACCGCTGCTCATACCCCAGGAGCCGCTGGAGCGCCGCACGAACCGCCTGCTCGTCTCCGCTGCCGAGACTGCCCATCTGGCCGCGCACCAGCCGATGATCCAGGGTGAAGAGCTTGAAGCGCACCTTGGACGAGGCGGGGAGGCCAGCGCTGGCCAGGTCCTGGATGGGGCAATCCAGGGGCCAGGGCGGGTTGGCCGCCGAGGTGATCATCGCCATCACCGAGTGGCCGGCAGGGGTGTTGAAGGACCCCGGGTCGGAAAGGACCAGGGCGGGCCTGTTCTTGCTGGCGGCCCGGTCGGTGAACGGAAAAGGCACCCGGACCACCACAAAGGCGTTAAAGGTCACGGTAGG
The Thermodesulfobacteriota bacterium DNA segment above includes these coding regions:
- a CDS encoding type II toxin-antitoxin system PemK/MazF family toxin, producing MTFNAFVVVRVPFPFTDRAASKNRPALVLSDPGSFNTPAGHSVMAMITSAANPPWPLDCPIQDLASAGLPASSKVRFKLFTLDHRLVRGQMGSLGSGDEQAVRAALQRLLGYEQR